From one Enterobacter kobei genomic stretch:
- a CDS encoding Hcp family type VI secretion system effector, giving the protein MAIPAYLWMKDDGGADIKGAVDVKDREGSIEVLGFSHGLHLPTDNSTGNITGTRLHAPLTFQKEFDSSSPYIYKAVAQGKTLKTVEIKWYKINYGGQEEEYFNMLLENVKVISICPLMHDCKNPATEKHNHLESVSLRYEKITWKHCDGNIIFSDSWNER; this is encoded by the coding sequence ATGGCAATTCCGGCATACTTATGGATGAAAGACGATGGCGGTGCAGATATCAAGGGTGCGGTTGATGTTAAAGATCGTGAAGGGAGTATTGAAGTCCTCGGTTTTAGTCATGGATTACATTTACCTACTGATAACAGCACAGGTAACATCACTGGAACGCGATTACATGCTCCATTAACGTTTCAAAAAGAATTTGATTCTTCTAGTCCATATATTTATAAGGCTGTAGCTCAAGGGAAAACACTAAAAACAGTGGAGATTAAATGGTATAAAATTAATTATGGCGGGCAAGAGGAAGAATACTTTAATATGTTGCTGGAAAACGTTAAAGTAATCTCTATTTGCCCATTGATGCATGATTGCAAAAATCCAGCTACCGAAAAGCATAATCACTTAGAGAGCGTTTCATTACGTTATGAGAAAATTACATGGAAACACTGTGATGGTAATATTATTTTCTCAGATAGCTGGAATGAGCGATGA
- a CDS encoding DUF2778 domain-containing protein: MIQCTFYLNGNQLSNLSCPGIGFFPAYSGTGSSRNNANDIAIPSIGPLPPGVYYIVTRGTGGLLTALRDAFASFASGSDRSLWFALYRQDSQIDDLTFIDQVERGHFRLHPAGYKGVSEGCITLPRLSDFMLLRNFLLSTPTIQVTASLTVFGTIQVY, translated from the coding sequence ATGATTCAGTGCACTTTCTATCTGAATGGCAATCAGCTGAGTAATCTCAGTTGCCCTGGCATTGGTTTTTTTCCTGCCTATTCTGGTACAGGTTCATCACGTAACAATGCTAATGATATAGCCATCCCATCAATCGGCCCGCTACCTCCAGGAGTGTATTATATAGTTACGCGTGGGACTGGTGGCTTACTTACAGCGTTAAGGGATGCTTTTGCGTCGTTTGCTTCTGGTTCGGATAGATCACTATGGTTTGCTCTATACAGACAAGATTCACAGATTGATGATCTAACATTTATTGATCAGGTGGAGAGAGGGCACTTTAGGCTACATCCGGCAGGATATAAAGGGGTTAGTGAAGGTTGTATTACTCTACCTCGCTTATCCGATTTTATGTTGTTACGTAATTTTTTACTCAGTACACCCACAATCCAGGTAACAGCCTCATTAACAGTGTTTGGTACAATACAGGTATACTAA